Part of the Paludisphaera borealis genome, GGGCGACCGCTTGCGGGCGTGAAGGGCGCGCCAGTTGACGTAGAGCTTGGCTCGGCCGTCGGCGGGCCCGGCCGAAAGCTCGCGGGCCAGCCCGGCGCGATCGTCGCCCGCGGCGTCGTGGCGGCGGGAAAGTTCGTCGAGCATCTCGGCCCTTCGGGCGTAGTCGACGGGGCGCCGGTTGTCCGGATCGACGAGGCTGAAGTCCCAGATCTCGGTTCCTTGATACGTGTCGGGCACGCCGGGCATGGTGAGCTTCAGCAGGGTCTGCGCGAGTCCGTTGATCCGGCCGTGGCGACTGATCATCCGCTGGAACGGGAGGAAGTCCTTGAAAAACGCGGCGTTCTTCGATCGGTCTAGGATCGCGACGATGAACTTGTCGACGGCCGCGTCGTACTCCTCGTTCGGGTTCTGCCAGCTCGTGTGAACCTTCGCCTCATGGATCGCCTTGGCCATGTACGCCCGAATGCGGTCGCGGAAGTCGTCGAACGCGGCGGCGTCCATTTCGTCGGTGGGCCAGGCGCCCAGTAGTGTTTGATAGAGCAGGTACTCCTCGTTGTGCTCGGGGACGCCCGCGTCGTCGACCTGGGCGCGATGGCGGATGTTCAGCTCCGACCACCTCACGAAGGCGTCGAACCAGGCGTCGGGGATCTCCGAAAGCACGTTGATCCGAGCGCGGACGTCTTCGCTCCGCTTGGTGTCGTGCGTCGACAGGGCGGAGAGCGCGTACGGAAAGCGACGAGCCCGCCACGCGTTCCATTTGTGGAGCGAGGCCGGCGATGCGCCAAAGCGGTCGGGTTCGCCCCCGACCTCGTTGAGCGAGGTCAGGCGATTGTAGATATAAAACGTCGTATCCTCGATCCCCTTGGCCGTGACCGGCGCGGTGACCTGCTGAAACTTGCCGGCGAAATCGACCTGTTCAGGTTCGTTCTCCGTCAAGACCTCAGGAGTTTCCGACCGGTCGAGCAGCACCCGACGCTGGAATTCGAAGACCGAGCGGCTGATGAGCGGATTGCGCCGGATGGCCGTGCGGACAGCGCGTCCCACCAGCTCGCGGTCGCGTTCGCCGACATGAGTCCGCGTGATGTAGCTGCGATAGACCGGGAACGCCGCGATCACCTCGCGCAGCGCGGTCCGCAGCGCGTTGTGAGTGAAATCGCGGGCCCGGCGATCGCGCAGCGCGATCCGTTCAAGATGGTACGCCAGCACGTGAAGCTCGCTGGAGAGCGAAGCCTCCATGATGAGTTCCTTCTTGGCGTAGACGAGGTCCTTGTAGGTCGTGTCGTCGCCGATCAGCTCGTGGTACTGTCGCGTGAACCGGCTGGCGTTCGACGTATCGACGAAGAGGCCGTTGATCCGGTTGAGCGCGTCGTAGCCGGACGTTCCGTGCGTCGGCCAGTCTTCGGGGAGCGACTCGTCGAAGCCGAGGATCTTCTCGACGACCACATACAACCAAGGGGGCCATCCGGGCCCCGGCGCCGACGCGGCCGTCAGCTCGCGAAGCAGCGGCTCGACCTCGGCCCACGGCGGACTCTCGGGGCTCGGGCCCTCTTCGTGTCGGCGCCGGGCGGTAAGCAGGACGAACGTCTCCTGAAGCCGCTGGAGATAGGTGAGCGGGTCGAGCAGACCATCGGGATGGTCGATCCGCAGGCCGATCGCGCCGTGGCTCGCCACGATCTCGAGCACGAACTGATGGGTCGCGCGGACGACTTCGTAACGGTCGGCGCGGAGGGCGACCAGGGCGTTGATGTCGAAGAACCGCCGGTAGTTGATCTCGTCAGAGGCTACACGCCAGTAAGCGAGTCGGTACGGCTGCGCTTCAAGCAGCGCGTCGAGCGCGTCGAAGCTGCGCGGATCGCCGGGCGCGCCGTTGAGCGTTTCGAGGACCGCCGATACGGCCTCGGCGATCGCCGGCTGCTCGTTCAGGAGGGCCGAGAGCCGTCGCTTGACGATCTCCTTCTCGCGGTTCCGCTCGGCGACTCGGGCCGGATCAGTCTCATTGTGAGCCGGCAAGTTGCGCGAGGCCGTGAGGATGCTCTGGAACTCCAGCGCGCCGGGATCGTCGACGCCGAGAGCCGAGGTGATCGGCTCGATCGCGGGCTCGAGAATCGCCTGATAGCTGTGGGGATCGAGCGGAAACCGATGCTCATGATACTGGATATGGAATGCGCCGGCGTCCTGACCGAGCCGCAGCTCACCCTGTTCGAGAACCTCGCCGTAGAGGCCGCCGAGGAACGGCAGCAGCACGCGTCCTCGATTCTCGGGACGGGTCGGAGCAGCCCAGTCGATGTCAAACCGCCCGGCGAAGATCGACGCCTGGCCGTTTTCCAGCACGTCGTTCCACCAGGGATTCTCGTTGCCGAGTATCCCCATGTGGTTGGGCACCACGTCGAGGATCAGGCCGAGGCCGTGCGCGCGCAGGGTCTCCAGAAGTTCGGCGTGCTCGGCCTCGGTCCCGATCTCGGGATTGAGCTGGCTATGATCGGTGATGTCGTAGCCGTGGGTGCTCCCGGGCGCGGCTTTCAGATAGGGTGAGGCGTAACATTCGGTGATCCCCAGCTTCGCGAGGTAAGGGACAACGGCCTGCGCGTCGCGGAACTTGAAACCGGCGTGGAACTGGAAGCGATAAGTGGCCGTGGGCACGACCCGCCGCCGGCCGATCTCGTCGAGCGCGGCGGTGAGCAATTCCTTGACGTAGCCGACCTGAGCGTCGCGGTTCGCGGACTCGTCGAGCGTCATGCTCGGCGCGGCCGCCGAGGCGGGGGCGCCTGCTGGCGTTTCCATATTTTTACTCCCAATTCATTTGGGTCGTCCGGTCGCGGGCGAATCGAATCGTAGAACGCGCCAGCGCGAAGGCCATCAGACTTCGCGGGACGGCGTCCGCTGCGACGACGGCACCGGCGGCGACGGCTTCCTCGCCTCGCGGCGCAGCGCCTCGGCTTGCGATCGCGAGACAAGCGGCTGAGTCTCCGTCGTATCTCTCGTCAGGAAAACAACCATCGATCGATCGCGCAGATTGTACACCGCGCCCCCCTTGCAAGCGACCGTTTCCTGTACGTCGTCGTAAGTGTCGATCGAACGCTCCCAGATTTGATCGGGCTTGGTCTCGGGCAAGGTGAACGGGATGGCTTCGTGATGGGCGTTGAGTAAGATCAGCGCGGTGTCGTCGACGATCGGCTCGCCGCGCTCGTCGACGTCGTCGATGATGTCGCCGGCCAGTCGCACGCCCAGGCACTTGACGTAGCCGCGGTTCCAGTCGTCGTCGGTCATCTCGGTTCCCGTCGGCTCCAGGAACGAGATGTCCTTGATGTCAGAGCCTCGAAGGGCCCGACCCTGGAAGAACTTGCGACGCTGAAAGACGGGATGTTCACGCCAGAGTTGGGAGAGGGTCTGGGTGAATCCGAGGAAGTCGCGCTGCGCGTCGTTCAGTTCCCAGTTGAGCCAGGTCAGTTCGTTGTCCTGACAGTAGGTGTTGTTGTTACCGTGCTGAGTGTGGCCGATCTCGTCGCCGGCGAGTAGCATGGGGACGCCCTGCGAGAGCATCAGCGTGGTCAGGAAGTTCCGCTTCTGGCGGCTGCGAAGGGCCAGAATTCCGGGATCGTCGGTCGGTCCCTCGACGCCGCCGTTCCAACTGTCGTTGTTGCCCGCGCCGTCGCGGTTCTCCTCGCCGTTGGCCTCGTTGTGCTTCTCGTTGTAGGAGACGAGGTCCTCGAGCGAGAAGCCGTCGTGGCAGGTGATGAAATTTATGCTCGCGTACGGCGCGCGGCCGGTCTGCTGATACAGGTCGCTCGACCCCGCCAGCCGGGAGGCGAACTCCGAGACCGTGCCGCCGTCTCCCTTCCAGAATCGGCGGACGTTGTCGCGGTACTTGCCGTTCCACTCGGTCCATAGAACCGGGAAGTAGCCGACCTGATAGCCGCCGGGCCCCACGTCCCAGGGTTCGGCGATCAGCTTGACCTGCGATAGGATCGGGTCTTGATGGATGATGTCGAAGAAGGCGCCCAGGCGATCGACCTCGTACAGCTCGCGGGCCAGCGTGCTGGCGAGGTCGAACCGAAAGCCGTCGACGTGCATGTCGACCACCCAGTACCGCAGGCTGTCCATGATCAATTGCAGAACCTGCGGATGGCTCATGTTGAACGTATTGCCGCAGCCGGTGAAATCCATGTAATACCGCGGGTCGGGGGCGAGCCGATAATAGCTCACGTCGTCGATGCCGCGGAACGAGAGCGTGGGGCCGAGTTGATTGCCCTCGGCCGTGTGGTTGTAGACGACGTCGAGAATCACTTCGATCCCCGCCGCGTGCAGCGACCTCACCATCATCTTGAAGTCGCGCACCGCCGTCTGCGGATCGGGAGTCGTCGCGTACCTCGGTTCGGGCGCGAAGAAGCCCAGCGTGTTGTATCCCCAGTAATTCACCTGGCCGCGATCGATCAGGAATCGATCGTCGATATAATAATGGATGGGCAGCAGCTCGACGGCCGTGACCCCGAGACTGAGCAGATGCTGGATCGCCGCCTCGGAGGCGATGCCGGCGTACGTCCCGCGAAGCTTCTCCGGGACCTCCGGCATGAGCTTTGTGAACCCCTTGACGTGCAGTTCGTAGATGAACGTCTTGTGCCAGGGAGTCAAGGGGGGCCGGTCGTCGCCCCAGGTGAACGAGGTGTCAGCCACGGCGGCCAGAGGTGCGAACGCCGCGCTGTCGCGGTCGTCGAAGCTCAGGTCGGCGTCGGGACTCTGGAGCTGGTAGCCGAACAGCGAATCGTCCCACTTCACGTCGCGGCCGATCGCCTTGGCGTAGGGATCGAGAAGAATCTTGTGCGGATTGAACCGATGTCCGTTCTGCGGCTCATAAGGACCATGCACCCGGTAACCATAGAGCTGGCCGGGGATGATGTCCGGAAAGTAGCTGTGCCAGACCCGGGAAGTCTGCTCCTGCAACGGAAAGGTCGCCGACTCCTTCACGTCGTCGGGACCGTCGAACAAGCAGAGTTCGACCCGAGTCGCGTTCTCCGCGAACAGACTGAAATTCACTCCGGCTCCGTCCCAGGTCGCTCCAAGTGGGAAAGGTCGGCCAGGCCAGACGCGCATGGAAAATAACCCCGAGGATGGTGTGCCCGCGGAAGTGGTGGGAGCCCGGGCTCCAGCACCGTTGCTGGTGTCGACTTCCGGGACGCGGCGATGAATCACCAGCAAATCGCGTACCAAGCGCATGGCACGTGGCGGCTTCGATTCCGATCCCACAGGCGTCGTGGCTATCGACGACTTGACGCGACGCCTGGGAGGGCGGCGAGTGCGAAGCGCCCTGCGTCTTGGCGCGATGCTCGACGACCGAGATCGTGAAATAAGAACGGGGAGCGGAGGCTCCCCGTTCACGAAACCGCAGGCGAAGGCAGGGGAGACGCCCCCCTGCTCGCCAAGTACCGCATGCGCCGTTCAGACGTGGTGGGAGGTTCGCGACCGACTTGTGCGGCTATGGGGAGGAACCATGAACCTCGGCCCGCGCCAGAGCGACGGCTGGGGCGACTTCGTCGGCTTGGCTTTGGACGGAGACTGGCACCACCACTTGCGGGAGAGTTGGCGGAAACGGAAGGCCGCGGCCGCCGCCACGACCAGGCTGATCGGTACGCCCAAGGTCGCGCGCTCGACCTGGCCGGAGTGCTCGTCGTCGCCTCGGGCCGCTTCGTCCGGAACGCCATCGCCCCCCCCGGTGCGGGCGAGCACCATCGAGTCGAGCCAGCTGCCGTTCGCGAGGGCTTCCAGACCGTCCTCGACGCCTCGGAACAGCCAAGGGCTGACGCTCCGCGCGGCTTCCGCCAGGCGATCGGCTTCGAGCAACGCCAGAGCGTCGGCCTGTACGCCTTGCTCCTCGCCGTCGGTGCGCCGGAGTTCGTCGTCCAAGGTTCCTGGCTCTGTGAGGTTCGACTGCTTCTCGCTCGTATCCTTCTTTACGAGCAAGCCGTCGGGACTGCGAATCTGACCATCGTCGCCATACGCCGCGGCGGGGAGGATTCCCGCGATCAGGCCCCGGCTGCTGTCGGCCAAGGCGAGGAGCCCGCCGGAAACGGTCGGACCGACGACCGAGAACGCGTCATTCCGCGCCGAAGGTCGTCCGACCAACGCCGCGCCGACCGTCACCGTGAAACTCGACGGCAGCGTGCTGATCGAGACCGGTCCCGCCACGGTGGAGAACGGAGCCGGCCCTCCCGAGCCCATCGGACTGCCGTAGGCGTCCGGCGTCACCGCTCCACCCATCCGCAAGCTGAGCGCCCCCGCCGACCCCACGGCGTTGCCGATTTGGAACGCCTCGTTCAGGTCGACTTGCAGCTGCCAGCCGAAAGCCACGGACTCCGGACCGACCGCGCTCAATCTCAGCACGTACACGCCCGGTGCGAGGGGCGTGTTGAAACGACCGTCGGGGTCGGACTCGATGACCACCGTACCATCGTCTTTCACCAATTGCGCCCGAAGCGTGCCTATCGAGACGTCCGTTGTGAGCGAGGCGGTGCCGCCGAGGGGAACTATGAACCGATAGGTGATGTCGCCGCCGCTGGCAAGGACGGCCGTTCCAACCGCGCCGACGACGTTGTCGTGGAGCCTGGTAAGCCCCAACGGGATTCCGCCGCCATCCCCAGACGTCCCGGCGGGAGGTGCCTGGATCGTCCAGGTCGCCAGTACATCAGCCGGAAGGTCGGCGGCGACGGGCGTCAGGCCGATCAGGTTGGTCAGCCCACCCTCCCGCGGGACGACCAGGCTGTACTCGCCAGGCGTGAGCGGCTGTGAAAAGTAGAATGTAAGCTTGCCGAATCGGGCATCCGCCACTGGCCCAAGAAACACCGGGAAGAGCTGCCCCTGCTGATCCCGGACGTAAAGAGAATCTCCCTGCAAGCTATTCGGATCGATAGCGTCGGAGAAGGAGATCGTGAACCCGGTCGGGCTCGCCGACGTCGAGTCGTCCCGCTGCAATTCGAACCCGGTGACCTCCGTAGACGAAGTGAGCGGATCGGCGACGACTTCAAGATGGAAAGGCCCGCCGGTCTGAGATCGGGACGAGATGCCGGGTTCACCGGTCCTCGGATCGTAACCCCCGGGTTGCCCACCCAGGTTTCCGACTCCGGAAATCCCGACGTAGTAAACGCCGGGTTTGAGCGCCGAGAACATGTAGGGATCGCCCACAAGCGTTCCCAGTCCCGTGCCGGAGTCGCTGGCCTTCAGCGCTCGCCCCTGTTGATCGAAGAGCGTGATCGCGGCCTGGAGCGTGCTTCCGATCCTCTGGGCGTCGAGTTGCAATCCCAGCCGCCAAAGCGGCTGATTCGTCCCGAGTGTAATCTTGTAGAGCGTGACGCCAGTGCCCCCTCGTATATCCAAGTACCCCGGGATGGTCTGGATGTTCGACCCTATCGCGCCCAGGTCGACGGCGTCGTCGAGGGTCGGCGCCTTGCCCATGACCTGAAACTCGGAGAGCGTCTGGTCCTCCATGTAGTTCCACGATCCATCATCGAGAAGTCGCGAGAGCGACCTATCCCCCCCGGCGAGTACGATCCGATACCGGCCCGGCGCGAGCGGGCTCGCAAACGAGATCGTCGCCGTGTGCGCCGTGGAATCCTGGATGACCACGGAAGGGTTTGAGGAGTTTTGGATAGGAAAGGTTTCGCCGTTCGAGCCGACCCCAACAAGGAAGACGCTTCCATCGCGCCACCAGGTGTCCACCGACAACGTGGAAAGCCTTGCATCCTTCATTTCGACGATGATCGTCTGGGGGGCTGAGCTGACCGAGAAGGCCTGGCCGTCGCTGGGAGAAACCGAGATCTTGTCGAGAGGCTGGATCTCGGCCGCCGTGGAGCTGACGGTCGACGTCTCGGCTGCCGTATTCCCCGATTGCGAGGGAGCGGTCGGTGTGACAACCGATATAGACATGACTTGCCGGCGTTCGAGCGTCTCGAAGGCAAGGTCGCAACGAACGACTCGAAGGTGCATCGTGATGAAAGAACGACTCATGGCGTCACCAACGGCAAAAGGATGAAAAATCCAAGCGAGTGAGTTTCAGGTCGCCGCTTTCAGGTCGAGGTCTCGGCCTGGCACCGGGCTACAAAATCGAGGCCCCGACGCCAGAGTGCGATCAGTCGTCACGTTCTCGAGCCGCTCCGGGATCTCATCCTCCCGCTCAACGTTGTCGCAGGGGCGGCCTCGAGATCCCAGTTGATCGTCGCCCGATTGATCGCCCTGATCGGGTGGAACACCGATTTTCTAGCGACCCGCGCCACGGTGACGAGGACCGCCGGGTACGACGGCACGACCGGCAGCGCCGGGTCGGACGTCGGCCCCACCATGAAGCGCATCCAGGCGAAGGGCGGAGGTATCGAGAGTACTGATCCACCTTGCGCGTGTCCGTGGTCCGTTCCATACCCCGGTAGGGTCAGGGCGTCCCCCCTACCCACGATCCCTCCCAGCACTACCAGCTCTTGCGAGCCAGCCGACGACTTCATCGACGAGAGCCCTCCCCCCACGTCGGCCCGTTGGGCGACGGTCGAGTAGGGTATAGGAACCGCACCCAGCGCCTGAGATCCGAAATTGACCTGAAGTGCGTAGCTGCCGGTCGTGGTATTGGCAGCGTTCCCGCTGACCTGGATGAAGTAACCGCGGCCAGTGACGGCAGGCAAATTCGCCAGCCACGCAGTGCCGCCGAAGCCTTGACTTACGAACTGGCCGAGCATATTCAGCGAGGAGTCGTACACCGTCAGCTTCGGACTCAGCAGACTCAAGCCCCCGGCTTGGGCGACCACCGTGAGATTTCCCGTGTTCGTGGGCGGAGCGGTCACCCAGAACCACTCGGTTTGTCCATACGTCGTGAGGTTGAGGTTCGAGAGCGTAAATTGGCCATTGGACCCCATCGACGAGTCGAGGGAGGCGGCCCAGAAGTAGTAGGCGTTGTTGTTGCTGTTGATGTTGTACGCGTCATACTGACGCGCCCCGTACACCGACTGAATCCCCGAAGTGTCGTCGTTCGTCAGGTTCTGCTTGATCCCGTTATAGTAGGCGTACATCACGGCGTTGCTGATTTGCGAATGGTTCATGCCGAGCGCATGGCCGAACTCGTGGATCGCCACGGTTTCGAGGTCGAAGCTCGAATTGATCCGCCAAAGCACCGTCGAGTTGATGACGATGTCGCCGGCCGCCGTGCCGCCGTTGATCGGTGGCGGCGAGAAAGCCGCGCCCAACGTGCCGTCGGCCAGCGGAATCGCGCTGATCCGGATGTCGCCGAACCGCGAATCCCCCTGCTGGTTACCGCTCACCCCGAGCGGCAACCCGTTGTCGCTGACCCACACCAGGTTGACGTTGGCGACTTGCTGCCAGACCGCGGCGGCCTTCAGGAACTGATTCTGCCAGTCGGACATGTTGGGGATCACGGCGGTCAGCGACTGGAAAAGCGTGCTCGGCGTGCCGCCGATCGAGGTGCCGTCGGGCACAAGACTGAAGGTGATCCGATTGCCGTAGGTCCAGGCGGCCCCCATCGTGGCATAAAGCAGGAGCCGACTCTCCAGCCCTTCGAGCTGCGGGCGGGATCTTCGATCTCGGGCCGATGGTTTCCGACCGCGTGACTGCCCTATCATGGGTTCACTCCCTTAGGTGCTGGGCCCAGACCGATCGCACACTTCCACCTCTAACGAGCCTTCGGAGTTCTCTGCACGACCGCCCCACCGATGAGCCCCTACGCACCCCTAACCCTCTCGACCTGGAAGCTTTCAATTGAAACCTAGGTCTTATTGATTGGCTTGCGAGCGGCGATGCAAAAAAGCCATGCTCGACTCCACGTTCGGAGTCGACAGTCTTAGTCTTACTGATGGTGTTGATCGGTGGTGGCGGCGACAAAACGAACGACGGCCTCAGGACGCCATCGTCATGGGCTCTTGAAACAGAAATTGCGATTGGTAATGGCTGAATCGTCGACTGGCAGGAAGTAGAAACGGAGCGCGAAGCTCCTGAGCAAATTGTAGAACATCGCGCGGGCCGGTGAGAACCCTTTGATGCGATTTTTCGACAAAGTCGGAAATGGGCAAAAACGACAACGGCGGCCCCGCTCTGGTTGAGCGACGCCGCCGGCCGTTCTATGCTGGACATAGAATGAAACGCTCACCGCGAGTCGGTCAAGTCGACCGGTTCGCGGCAAACGTCAATTTGTGCACGCCTCAATCAATATTGAGGAGCAGCTTTGATCGGAGCCTGAGGAGCCGGGGCGTACTGGGGGGCCGGGGCGATCTTGGCCGGAGCCTGAGGGGCCGGGGCGATCTTGGCCGGAGCCTGGGGGGCCGGGGCGATCTTGGCCGGAGCCTGAGGGGCCGGGGCGATCTTGGCCGGAGCCTGAGGGGCCGGGGCGATCTTGGCCGGAGCCTGAGGGGCCGGGGCGATCTTGGCCGGAGCCTGGGGGGCCGGGGCGATCTTGGCCGGAGCCTGAGGGGCCGGGGCGATCTTGGCCGGAGCCTGAGGGGCCGGGGCGATCTTGGCCGGAGCCTGAGGGGCCGGGGCGATCTTGGCCGGAGCCTGGGGGGCCGGGGCGATCTTGGCCGGAGCCTGGGGGGCCGGGGCGATCTTGGCCGGAGCCTGGGGGGCCGGGGCGATCTTGGCCGGAGCCTGGGGGGCCGGGGCGATCTTGGCCGGAGCCTGAGGGGCCGGGGCGATCTTGGCCGGAGCCTGAGGGGCCGGGGCGATCTTGGCCGGAGCCTGGGGGCCGGGGCGATCTTGGCCGGAGCCTGGGGGGCCGGGGCGATCTTGGCCGGAGCCTGGGGGGCCGGGGCGATCTTGGCCGGAGCCTGGGGGGCCGGGGCGATCTTGGCCGGAGCCTGAGGGGCCGGGGCCACAACGTAAGGAGTTATCTTGGACGGCGCCTGGGCGGCAGGAAGGACCTTGCCCGTGGCGACCGGAGTCGATTTGTGGAACAGTTGGCCCGAGACACTCAGGGCAACAACTAGAACCGCACTGGTCATCGCGAAGTCCTCTGTGATGAGTGAGGTTGTCGGTCGACGTCTCGATCGACTCGGTGAGCTAACATTCCCCTGATGGATTGGTCACGGCCGATGAGTGACAACGTCCGATTGCCAACACCACCGCCCTGTCGTTCTTCACTCCCCTTCCCCTTTAAAAGGGACGGGTGGTGAATCTTGCC contains:
- a CDS encoding matrixin family metalloprotease; this translates as MIGQSRGRKPSARDRRSRPQLEGLESRLLLYATMGAAWTYGNRITFSLVPDGTSIGGTPSTLFQSLTAVIPNMSDWQNQFLKAAAVWQQVANVNLVWVSDNGLPLGVSGNQQGDSRFGDIRISAIPLADGTLGAAFSPPPINGGTAAGDIVINSTVLWRINSSFDLETVAIHEFGHALGMNHSQISNAVMYAYYNGIKQNLTNDDTSGIQSVYGARQYDAYNINSNNNAYYFWAASLDSSMGSNGQFTLSNLNLTTYGQTEWFWVTAPPTNTGNLTVVAQAGGLSLLSPKLTVYDSSLNMLGQFVSQGFGGTAWLANLPAVTGRGYFIQVSGNAANTTTGSYALQVNFGSQALGAVPIPYSTVAQRADVGGGLSSMKSSAGSQELVVLGGIVGRGDALTLPGYGTDHGHAQGGSVLSIPPPFAWMRFMVGPTSDPALPVVPSYPAVLVTVARVARKSVFHPIRAINRATINWDLEAAPATTLSGRMRSRSGSRT
- the glgX gene encoding glycogen debranching protein GlgX, whose protein sequence is MRVWPGRPFPLGATWDGAGVNFSLFAENATRVELCLFDGPDDVKESATFPLQEQTSRVWHSYFPDIIPGQLYGYRVHGPYEPQNGHRFNPHKILLDPYAKAIGRDVKWDDSLFGYQLQSPDADLSFDDRDSAAFAPLAAVADTSFTWGDDRPPLTPWHKTFIYELHVKGFTKLMPEVPEKLRGTYAGIASEAAIQHLLSLGVTAVELLPIHYYIDDRFLIDRGQVNYWGYNTLGFFAPEPRYATTPDPQTAVRDFKMMVRSLHAAGIEVILDVVYNHTAEGNQLGPTLSFRGIDDVSYYRLAPDPRYYMDFTGCGNTFNMSHPQVLQLIMDSLRYWVVDMHVDGFRFDLASTLARELYEVDRLGAFFDIIHQDPILSQVKLIAEPWDVGPGGYQVGYFPVLWTEWNGKYRDNVRRFWKGDGGTVSEFASRLAGSSDLYQQTGRAPYASINFITCHDGFSLEDLVSYNEKHNEANGEENRDGAGNNDSWNGGVEGPTDDPGILALRSRQKRNFLTTLMLSQGVPMLLAGDEIGHTQHGNNNTYCQDNELTWLNWELNDAQRDFLGFTQTLSQLWREHPVFQRRKFFQGRALRGSDIKDISFLEPTGTEMTDDDWNRGYVKCLGVRLAGDIIDDVDERGEPIVDDTALILLNAHHEAIPFTLPETKPDQIWERSIDTYDDVQETVACKGGAVYNLRDRSMVVFLTRDTTETQPLVSRSQAEALRREARKPSPPVPSSQRTPSREV
- the treY gene encoding malto-oligosyltrehalose synthase produces the protein METPAGAPASAAAPSMTLDESANRDAQVGYVKELLTAALDEIGRRRVVPTATYRFQFHAGFKFRDAQAVVPYLAKLGITECYASPYLKAAPGSTHGYDITDHSQLNPEIGTEAEHAELLETLRAHGLGLILDVVPNHMGILGNENPWWNDVLENGQASIFAGRFDIDWAAPTRPENRGRVLLPFLGGLYGEVLEQGELRLGQDAGAFHIQYHEHRFPLDPHSYQAILEPAIEPITSALGVDDPGALEFQSILTASRNLPAHNETDPARVAERNREKEIVKRRLSALLNEQPAIAEAVSAVLETLNGAPGDPRSFDALDALLEAQPYRLAYWRVASDEINYRRFFDINALVALRADRYEVVRATHQFVLEIVASHGAIGLRIDHPDGLLDPLTYLQRLQETFVLLTARRRHEEGPSPESPPWAEVEPLLRELTAASAPGPGWPPWLYVVVEKILGFDESLPEDWPTHGTSGYDALNRINGLFVDTSNASRFTRQYHELIGDDTTYKDLVYAKKELIMEASLSSELHVLAYHLERIALRDRRARDFTHNALRTALREVIAAFPVYRSYITRTHVGERDRELVGRAVRTAIRRNPLISRSVFEFQRRVLLDRSETPEVLTENEPEQVDFAGKFQQVTAPVTAKGIEDTTFYIYNRLTSLNEVGGEPDRFGASPASLHKWNAWRARRFPYALSALSTHDTKRSEDVRARINVLSEIPDAWFDAFVRWSELNIRHRAQVDDAGVPEHNEEYLLYQTLLGAWPTDEMDAAAFDDFRDRIRAYMAKAIHEAKVHTSWQNPNEEYDAAVDKFIVAILDRSKNAAFFKDFLPFQRMISRHGRINGLAQTLLKLTMPGVPDTYQGTEIWDFSLVDPDNRRPVDYARRAEMLDELSRRHDAAGDDRAGLARELSAGPADGRAKLYVNWRALHARKRSPELFAIGEYRALAAVGRCEASLFAFHRSHGSESAIIAAPRLSTRLAFDGDLPVGPEVWGDSTLQLPGIEPGIRYQDAFTGSIVTSSVRDGTTVLAAGEVFAHFPVALLVET